GCAAAGCCCAAAAATTCTTGCGGATATTGGCGCACAACATCAGAGAGAACTTTGTTCCCTCCACCAGTCATGAAAACGACCTTTTCCAAACGATTATTGTGAACTTCCGCAGCCCAGCGCTCCCCTTGTATTTGAATACCACGCTGCTTTTTCTCAGGTTGAGGAAAGTCGAACACTTCTCGCCAATGTTCTTTTAAATCCTTAGCATAAGCTTTAACTAAAGGGTGAAGTTCCCGCCTGGCCATGCTGGTTTTTGCAGGAAAGTGAGCATGAAAATCTAGAATCCGATCCGGTTTCATGAAGAAATCCTCCTAATATTCTAAGTGCCCATTAAGATAAACTCACAATTTACAAAGGCTTATTCTAATTGGCGTCGTATTGTTCGCAACAATGTCGTTGATTTGAAACTGCTTATTAAAGTATAGCATAAGCTAACTAGATAGGAGGAATAGATTCTCTTGACAAATACTAAAAGAAACAAATTATATTGACTGACCCAGTAGGAATTATCTTTATTTGTCGAATAGCTTTGGATGTCAAAATATCAGGTTTCACTGATTATTAGAGAACGGACATATATATTCTGGGAGAAAGAGGGGATACAATGGGACTCAAAGGAAAGCTTTTGCGCATTTTTGGCATTGTTATCATCAGATGACGGAGATCTCTCAGGCTACGTACTTGACGTCCCAAAAAATATTCAGCCTAGAGGAAAGTTCTAGTGCAGTAGGACAAATTGTACAAACTATTTCTAGTATTGCGGAGCAAACAAATTTATTAGCACTCAACGCCGCTAAGCAGCTCGTGCAGGTGAATAGGGTCGAGGATTTGCAGTGGTAGCGGATGAAGTTCGTAAATTAGCTGAACAATCAAGACAGGCCACGCAAGAGATTGAAACGCTCATCTTTGGGATTCGCGCGACAATAACCGAAGCCGTTGAGGCCATGTCTCATAGTACACAAAAAGTGGAATCTGGCACTCAGATTGTGAGTAAAGCGGGTTCCGCATTCGAAGAAATTCTTCGCGAAATTGTTACAGTTGCAAAAGAAGTTGGAACTGTTGCCTCCTCGGTCGAAGAAATGGTAATAGGGAGTGAGGAGATTGTCAAGAGAATTCTACGCAAACCATTTCTTCTTCAGCAGAAGAACAATCGACTGCCATGGAACAAGTCAATGCATCGATTTATGAATTGCACCTGATGTCCCAAAAACTTCATGATTCAGTTAGTCAATTCCAACTATAGTTATAATT
This sequence is a window from Desulfosporosinus sp. Sb-LF. Protein-coding genes within it:
- a CDS encoding methyl-accepting chemotaxis protein, whose translation is MTEISQATYLTSQKIFSLEESSSAVGQIVQTISSIAEQTNLLALNAAKQLVQVNRVEDLQW
- a CDS encoding methyl-accepting chemotaxis protein → MVADEVRKLAEQSRQATQEIETLIFGIRATITEAVEAMSHSTQKVESGTQIVSKAGSAFEEILREIVTVAKEVGTVASSVEEMVIGSEEIVKRILRKPFLLQQKNNRLPWNKSMHRFMNCT